A single Saccharolobus shibatae B12 DNA region contains:
- a CDS encoding ABC transporter substrate-binding protein, whose product MWTSVKMDKKLEKYIKSLVLFGLISMMVISAISIYIVSAQSPQQNPAIAYNFPYTANYPIFSVANGAGPFTPNNWNAFNPTLGDNVHVLSFILEPLGMVEQYTGKVIPWLATNWTFENNYHTLIIYLRHGIYFYYNGTYNGTQQVIEWPFTAKDVVVTYELYLKVYGNPYGVSVKEVNPYEVVLNFTTPAIYYALYNLLPQEIVPWEQYAPLLNSSNPASVPISVPIGTGPYYMASQSTNLVVLYRNPIYWIVGRPFLPIVRFYGLYNPQVYAMLAEGQLQWASSGSNGPTSMYSLFINRNPTYYHAMMGLPNGMGGNNWYLWINWNKMNYYPWNETWFRLAIAIAINYTKTSLDMTGELPLNESGAGHPNLAYLPLIMAKSWLNSSVYSMIYNTTLGSGNISLALQILESHGLKLINGELSYPNGTPLPSVTLYGYTDWSDTWAANYDLVQTLKALGIQASLDSVTPTTIVSYLESGNYQIMYWYATTASYTSPYQMYGAVFIPPLISIYQLSDGKYAANYNILFNSSGQFNSEFRLPNGTLIANATALKQYVLNYTPNLGNATILYVANLTAIYYSNLLLTDQGRWVPPQQFINLYVEAGETTNVTLLTHIYSEMALILAKYLPTVPYANLEWPFEEWEDQYYIGFSTPQYFYWYNVYVGNAGGPSLPILLNIAPRPPGMTSQQEVAFTSQAWNSLLAFLNGTLPTATPPSLLAMLQTSTSSTTSTISSSTSSTSTSSTTSTISSSTSSTSTSSTTSTISSSTSSTSITSTSSNITLYVVIAVVVIIIVILAVVLALRRR is encoded by the coding sequence ATGTGGACAAGCGTAAAAATGGATAAAAAATTGGAAAAATATATAAAATCTCTAGTCTTATTCGGTCTTATATCCATGATGGTAATATCAGCAATATCTATTTATATAGTCTCAGCACAATCACCACAACAAAATCCAGCTATAGCATATAATTTCCCATATACCGCTAATTATCCGATATTTAGTGTTGCTAACGGTGCTGGTCCTTTTACTCCTAATAATTGGAACGCATTTAATCCAACTCTTGGTGATAATGTCCATGTACTATCTTTTATATTAGAACCTTTGGGGATGGTCGAGCAATATACCGGTAAGGTTATACCTTGGTTAGCAACTAACTGGACTTTTGAGAACAATTATCATACACTTATCATATATTTAAGACATGGTATATATTTCTATTATAATGGAACATATAATGGTACACAACAAGTTATAGAATGGCCTTTCACAGCAAAAGATGTTGTAGTTACGTATGAATTGTACTTAAAAGTTTACGGTAACCCTTACGGAGTTAGTGTTAAAGAGGTTAATCCATATGAAGTTGTTTTAAATTTTACAACACCTGCTATTTACTACGCATTATATAATTTACTTCCACAAGAAATTGTTCCATGGGAGCAATATGCACCATTGCTTAACTCATCGAATCCTGCTAGTGTCCCTATATCAGTACCTATAGGTACAGGTCCATACTATATGGCAAGTCAGAGTACAAATCTAGTAGTTCTTTATAGGAATCCAATATATTGGATAGTGGGAAGGCCTTTCCTACCCATAGTAAGGTTTTATGGACTATATAATCCACAAGTTTATGCGATGTTAGCTGAAGGTCAACTTCAATGGGCTTCTTCTGGGAGTAATGGTCCTACTTCAATGTACTCACTATTTATAAATAGGAACCCAACGTATTATCATGCGATGATGGGATTACCGAATGGAATGGGAGGAAACAACTGGTATCTGTGGATAAACTGGAATAAAATGAACTATTATCCATGGAATGAAACATGGTTTAGATTAGCTATCGCAATAGCAATAAATTATACAAAAACAAGCTTAGATATGACTGGAGAATTACCACTTAACGAAAGTGGTGCCGGGCATCCTAATTTAGCGTACTTACCATTAATAATGGCTAAGTCATGGTTAAATTCATCAGTTTATTCTATGATTTATAATACAACTTTAGGCTCTGGAAATATAAGTCTAGCATTACAGATTCTTGAATCCCATGGGCTAAAATTAATTAATGGTGAGCTGTCATATCCTAATGGTACTCCACTTCCTTCAGTAACTTTGTACGGATATACAGATTGGAGCGATACATGGGCAGCAAATTATGATTTAGTACAAACACTGAAAGCTCTTGGTATTCAAGCTAGCCTCGATTCAGTTACCCCGACAACTATAGTTTCCTATCTTGAGTCAGGGAATTATCAAATAATGTATTGGTATGCCACAACAGCTTCATATACATCACCGTATCAAATGTATGGCGCAGTATTTATACCTCCACTAATTTCTATATATCAGCTTTCTGATGGGAAGTATGCTGCGAATTACAATATCTTGTTTAATTCATCTGGACAATTCAACTCAGAATTTAGACTTCCTAATGGAACTCTTATAGCTAATGCAACAGCATTAAAGCAATACGTGCTTAATTATACTCCTAATCTAGGGAACGCTACTATATTATATGTTGCTAATCTGACCGCAATATATTATAGTAATCTGCTACTAACCGATCAAGGAAGATGGGTTCCACCTCAACAGTTCATAAACTTATATGTAGAAGCTGGTGAGACAACAAACGTAACACTATTAACACATATATATAGCGAGATGGCATTAATATTAGCTAAATATTTACCTACAGTTCCATATGCTAATCTTGAATGGCCTTTCGAAGAATGGGAAGATCAATACTATATAGGATTTTCAACTCCACAATACTTCTATTGGTATAACGTATATGTAGGCAATGCTGGAGGACCTAGCTTACCTATACTTCTAAATATTGCGCCTAGACCACCAGGAATGACGAGCCAACAAGAAGTGGCATTTACTAGCCAAGCATGGAATAGTTTACTAGCATTCTTAAACGGTACTCTACCCACTGCGACTCCACCTTCCTTACTAGCTATGCTACAAACTTCTACTAGTAGTACAACTTCTACTATTAGTAGTAGTACAAGTTCTACTTCTACTAGTAGTACAACTTCTACTATTAGTAGTAGTACAAGTTCTACTTCTACTAGTAGTACAACTTCTACTATTAGTAGTAGTACAAGTTCTACTTCTATTACTTCTACATCATCGAATATAACATTATATGTGGTTATAGCAGTTGTAGTAATAATAATAGTGATTCTAGCAGTAGTATTAGCACTAAGGAGAAGGTAA
- a CDS encoding ABC transporter ATP-binding protein produces the protein MGDSTTPLLSIKNLIAGYYTSTGVVLGVVGVSFDIYKDEILAIVGESGSGKSTLASAIYGIFKYPGKVFHGEVVYNGKDLLKIDYDELRNIRMKEISMVPQYAMDALNPVIKIGDFMKRALEEHGIGGSEAEKRIKEKLQLVRLPEKVLNMYPHELSGGMRQRVVIATSLLLDPKLVILDEPTTGLDVIVQYKILKDIKEIQRKLGISVMIISHDLPLMMMIADRVGILYGGELVELGSRDSVLYSPKHPYSLLLLKSVPSLINLREKLLTIPGSPPVLLNKSPNICVFYDRCPFRMDTCKMEKPKLLNVNGGHYVRCFIPQQDNKADLNNLPVPKDYYAEEEELISKSTNTNSDVVLKVENLVKVFYVSKGLIAKEPLYAVNGVSFELKRGVITALVGGSGHGKSTIARILAGIEDQTSGKIILEGQDYSSVAKRRSLYYRSKVQMVFQDPYSSLDPRHTVRWHVERSLTIHKKVKDKKELNEKTAQILKMVGLKPPEKYMSKYPHELSGGERQRVAIARAISVEPDVLLADEPVSMLDASLRAGILNLLKGLKRLGMSILYITHDIATVAYIAEEIMVIYNGKIVEKGDVRSVIKDPKHQYTQELIEAVPDPYKRI, from the coding sequence ATGGGTGATAGTACTACTCCTCTTCTTTCAATCAAGAATTTAATTGCAGGTTATTATACGTCTACTGGAGTGGTCTTAGGAGTAGTTGGCGTGTCTTTTGATATCTATAAAGATGAGATCTTAGCTATAGTGGGAGAATCTGGTTCAGGTAAAAGTACTTTAGCATCGGCAATTTACGGTATATTTAAATATCCTGGTAAAGTATTTCACGGAGAAGTTGTGTATAACGGAAAAGATCTACTGAAAATAGATTATGATGAACTTAGAAATATAAGAATGAAAGAAATATCGATGGTTCCGCAATATGCTATGGATGCTTTAAATCCAGTAATAAAGATAGGAGATTTCATGAAGAGAGCTTTAGAAGAACATGGAATAGGTGGGAGTGAAGCGGAAAAAAGGATAAAAGAAAAGCTTCAACTTGTTAGACTTCCTGAAAAAGTTTTGAATATGTATCCTCATGAACTTTCTGGAGGAATGAGACAAAGAGTCGTTATTGCTACTTCTTTATTATTAGATCCAAAGTTGGTAATATTGGATGAGCCGACCACTGGATTGGATGTAATAGTTCAATATAAAATTCTGAAGGACATAAAAGAAATACAACGTAAGTTGGGAATTTCAGTTATGATAATATCTCATGATCTACCTCTAATGATGATGATAGCTGATAGGGTAGGAATATTATACGGTGGTGAACTAGTTGAATTGGGATCTAGAGATTCGGTGTTATATTCTCCTAAACATCCTTACTCTTTACTACTATTAAAAAGTGTTCCATCACTGATAAACTTAAGGGAAAAACTATTAACAATACCTGGGAGTCCACCAGTATTACTAAATAAGTCACCTAACATATGCGTATTCTATGATAGATGTCCATTCCGAATGGATACATGCAAAATGGAGAAACCTAAATTACTTAACGTAAATGGAGGCCATTATGTTAGATGCTTTATACCGCAGCAAGACAATAAAGCTGACTTAAATAATTTGCCAGTTCCAAAAGATTATTATGCTGAGGAGGAAGAGTTAATTTCAAAAAGTACAAATACTAATAGTGATGTAGTTCTAAAGGTTGAGAACCTAGTTAAGGTATTCTATGTTAGTAAAGGATTAATAGCAAAAGAGCCATTGTATGCAGTTAACGGTGTTTCATTTGAACTTAAAAGAGGAGTAATAACGGCTCTAGTTGGAGGGAGTGGCCATGGTAAGTCTACAATCGCGAGGATTTTAGCTGGTATTGAGGATCAAACTAGTGGAAAGATAATCTTAGAAGGTCAAGATTATTCATCTGTGGCAAAGAGAAGAAGTTTATACTATAGATCTAAAGTTCAAATGGTATTTCAAGACCCATATTCATCTTTAGATCCTAGGCATACTGTGCGTTGGCATGTTGAAAGATCTCTAACAATACATAAGAAAGTTAAAGACAAAAAGGAGTTAAATGAGAAAACAGCCCAAATACTAAAAATGGTAGGACTTAAACCACCGGAGAAGTATATGAGTAAGTATCCTCATGAACTTTCAGGCGGTGAAAGACAGAGAGTGGCAATAGCAAGAGCTATAAGTGTTGAGCCTGACGTACTTTTAGCTGATGAGCCTGTGTCTATGCTAGATGCCTCGCTTAGAGCTGGTATCTTAAACTTATTAAAGGGGTTAAAACGATTAGGAATGAGTATACTATATATAACTCACGATATTGCAACTGTCGCTTATATTGCTGAAGAAATTATGGTGATATATAATGGGAAAATTGTCGAAAAAGGAGATGTAAGGAGTGTTATTAAGGATCCTAAACATCAATACACTCAAGAACTGATAGAAGCTGTACCAGATCCGTATAAGAGAATATAA
- a CDS encoding ABC transporter permease — MNIGSIKKYILYNKLIAAGFFIILAVTALGIVGQFWTPYPPFATFSPSLPPSLQHLLGTDVYGYDVFSQMLRFTLPTLLVGYAIGVITTIIAAIVSLLAGYYASKVFGTILDILLIVVLSIPGIVLLIIIGAYFESANLKVGYFTIILTLTLTGWAWGARNIRPQVMSLSNKDYIIASKLVGEKSWRIMFTQIMPPIIPLFISQFLFGTLYGILSLATAEFFGAIPVTTENLGTMLSLITSSAAYLSGNWWWILGAVLPIIILAIGIGFMMVGFDEIADPRLRKIKPSIDRIEIPIQTDEKIITIVVRKQEVVGESNG, encoded by the coding sequence TTGAATATAGGATCCATAAAAAAATATATTCTATACAATAAACTAATTGCTGCTGGATTTTTTATTATTTTAGCTGTTACCGCACTTGGAATAGTTGGTCAATTTTGGACTCCTTATCCACCCTTTGCTACGTTTAGTCCTAGTTTACCTCCATCTCTTCAACATTTATTAGGTACGGACGTTTATGGCTATGATGTTTTTTCGCAGATGCTGAGATTTACCCTACCTACACTCTTGGTAGGATATGCAATAGGAGTTATTACCACGATAATTGCGGCGATAGTAAGTTTGTTAGCGGGTTATTATGCCTCTAAGGTTTTTGGAACAATATTAGATATTCTGTTAATTGTGGTTTTATCTATCCCTGGAATAGTGTTATTAATAATCATTGGCGCTTATTTTGAATCTGCAAACCTGAAAGTGGGTTACTTTACTATAATACTTACATTGACACTAACGGGTTGGGCGTGGGGTGCTAGGAATATTAGGCCACAAGTTATGTCATTATCAAATAAGGATTACATTATAGCTTCAAAGCTTGTAGGAGAGAAATCTTGGAGGATAATGTTTACCCAGATTATGCCTCCTATTATACCTCTATTTATATCGCAATTTCTTTTTGGTACGTTATATGGTATATTATCATTGGCTACGGCGGAGTTTTTCGGGGCAATTCCAGTGACTACGGAAAACTTAGGTACAATGCTTTCGTTAATTACATCGTCAGCTGCCTATCTTTCCGGAAATTGGTGGTGGATCTTGGGAGCAGTATTGCCTATAATTATATTAGCCATTGGGATTGGATTTATGATGGTAGGATTTGATGAGATAGCAGATCCACGATTAAGAAAGATAAAGCCCTCCATAGATAGGATAGAAATACCTATACAAACTGATGAAAAGATCATAACTATAGTAGTTAGGAAACAAGAAGTAGTAGGTGAAAGCAATGGGTGA
- a CDS encoding glycoside hydrolase family 2 TIM barrel-domain containing protein — translation MRSFYRPKIDLQGFWKFKIDSENVGEKNEWGKGLESEDIIYVPASWNEQNPQWDQFSSIAWYQKDLFVSSYESKKAWIVFEGAGYTTKLWINGEYVGTHEGSFTQFKFPIKLNINEFNKIVVKIDNTPSPYNLPPAKDLNIAAFDFFNYGGIQRPVYIEFVDECHLEDITVYTKSNGHLKVEILPECNQKFSLRFKLVDKEGRVVLDEESSNEIYEKDVGNVTPWSPDNPYLYTLIVEIYVDKNLKDSVYERIGFRDVEVMNGRLYLNGRPIFLKGFGRHEDFPILGKFMYGAVLVRDFYLMRKIGANSFRTSHYPYSNEHLDLADEMGFLVILEPPLCYSNISRVMSQEEIARMFSDIKYFEKVKDTIKEMIKQHKNRPSVIAYSVMNEPPSDMREVAEFIKKEIEFLKTLDSSRPVTFASHRSVRDLALEYVDIISLNYYHGWYTEWGDIDSGVKIVAMELEEIHKKFPEKPIIITEFGADAIYGLHSDPPQMWSEEYQSEMIRKYIETLRKNSYIVGFHVWNFADFRTPQNPGRTILNRKGIFTRDRQPKLAAKVVEELFKSKLP, via the coding sequence ATGAGATCGTTTTATAGGCCAAAAATAGATCTTCAAGGCTTCTGGAAATTCAAGATAGATAGTGAGAATGTTGGGGAAAAGAATGAGTGGGGTAAAGGTTTAGAATCTGAAGATATTATTTACGTGCCTGCTTCTTGGAATGAGCAAAACCCACAATGGGATCAGTTTTCTAGTATAGCGTGGTATCAGAAGGACTTGTTTGTTAGTAGTTATGAAAGTAAGAAGGCTTGGATAGTATTTGAGGGAGCAGGATACACCACAAAACTTTGGATTAATGGAGAATATGTAGGAACTCATGAGGGGTCATTTACACAATTCAAATTTCCAATTAAACTTAATATTAATGAATTTAATAAAATAGTAGTAAAGATAGATAACACACCATCACCCTACAACTTACCCCCAGCTAAAGATCTAAACATTGCAGCGTTTGACTTCTTCAACTATGGGGGGATACAGAGACCAGTTTACATAGAGTTTGTAGATGAATGTCATTTAGAAGACATAACAGTATATACTAAATCCAATGGACATCTAAAGGTAGAGATTCTGCCAGAATGTAACCAAAAGTTCAGCCTAAGATTTAAATTGGTTGATAAGGAGGGAAGAGTGGTATTAGATGAGGAGAGTAGTAACGAAATATACGAAAAAGATGTAGGTAATGTTACGCCGTGGTCTCCAGACAATCCTTACTTATACACTCTCATAGTTGAAATATACGTTGATAAAAATCTGAAGGACTCGGTTTATGAACGTATAGGTTTTAGAGATGTAGAGGTGATGAATGGCAGACTATACTTGAACGGGAGGCCCATATTCTTGAAGGGCTTTGGAAGACATGAGGATTTTCCAATACTAGGCAAGTTTATGTACGGGGCAGTATTAGTTAGGGATTTTTATCTTATGAGAAAAATTGGAGCTAACTCGTTTAGAACTTCCCACTACCCTTATTCGAATGAACATTTAGACTTAGCTGATGAAATGGGATTTTTGGTCATATTAGAACCACCTTTATGTTACTCCAATATTAGTAGGGTAATGAGCCAAGAGGAGATTGCTAGGATGTTCAGTGATATAAAGTACTTCGAAAAGGTAAAGGATACAATAAAGGAAATGATTAAACAACATAAGAACAGACCTTCAGTAATAGCGTATAGCGTTATGAATGAACCCCCTAGCGATATGCGTGAAGTTGCAGAATTTATAAAGAAGGAAATTGAATTCTTGAAGACTTTGGATTCTTCTAGGCCAGTAACTTTCGCCTCTCATAGATCAGTACGAGACCTAGCGTTAGAATACGTTGACATAATCTCCTTAAACTATTATCATGGGTGGTATACTGAGTGGGGAGATATTGATAGCGGTGTAAAGATTGTTGCAATGGAGTTAGAGGAAATTCATAAGAAGTTTCCAGAGAAGCCAATAATCATTACCGAATTTGGTGCCGATGCTATATATGGCCTTCATAGTGATCCTCCCCAAATGTGGTCAGAGGAATATCAAAGTGAAATGATAAGAAAGTATATAGAAACCTTAAGGAAGAACAGTTACATAGTAGGCTTTCACGTTTGGAACTTTGCTGACTTTAGAACCCCTCAAAATCCAGGAAGAACGATACTCAATAGGAAAGGAATATTTACTAGAGATAGACAGCCTAAATTAGCAGCTAAAGTAGTTGAGGAATTATTTAAAAGTAAATTGCCGTAG
- a CDS encoding ABC transporter permease, with amino-acid sequence MNLKTVKYVVYKIVTYFVAFFIAITINFFIPRLMPGSALSTLIAALTGATGGIASVTAAGGNGALIAQNIHYLQAEFGLLPQPWYIEYYHYILGIFTLRLGVSIEYYPLSVTKIISSSIGLTLGEIIVASVIAYFLGSWIGSVAAMRRGHKSDIILSTIFAIFITIPTFVLIMYLELIFSVDFKLVMISFPGISALSWGTLLRLLNFYAVPMASFIVSLIPGFMFGMRNTMIHTLRDNYASYAEILGFRRNNIRKMVYRNSMLPNITNFAITLGLGISSALTIEGLLAIPGTGYYFGNAITSRDLPLLEGIFLIIVIMLIISLAVVEIAYGILDPRVRGDQS; translated from the coding sequence TTGAATCTTAAAACTGTAAAGTATGTTGTCTATAAAATAGTTACGTATTTTGTAGCATTTTTTATAGCTATTACCATAAATTTTTTCATACCACGACTCATGCCAGGTAGTGCATTAAGCACCTTAATAGCTGCACTCACTGGTGCGACGGGAGGAATAGCGTCAGTTACGGCAGCTGGAGGAAATGGTGCCTTAATAGCGCAGAACATACATTATCTACAAGCTGAGTTTGGTCTTTTACCTCAACCTTGGTATATTGAGTATTACCATTATATCTTAGGTATATTTACACTTCGATTAGGGGTTTCTATTGAGTATTACCCCTTATCCGTTACTAAGATTATTAGTTCCTCAATTGGTCTCACGTTAGGGGAGATTATAGTTGCCTCTGTTATTGCTTATTTCTTAGGTTCATGGATAGGTTCAGTAGCAGCTATGAGAAGAGGTCATAAGTCAGATATTATACTTTCAACTATTTTTGCAATCTTCATAACAATTCCTACATTTGTCCTTATAATGTATTTAGAATTAATCTTCTCTGTAGATTTTAAGTTAGTTATGATTTCGTTCCCGGGTATTTCTGCCTTAAGTTGGGGTACATTACTCAGACTTTTGAACTTCTATGCAGTACCTATGGCAAGTTTTATAGTTTCTCTAATTCCAGGCTTTATGTTTGGAATGAGAAATACGATGATTCATACTTTGAGAGATAACTATGCTTCATATGCAGAAATTTTAGGTTTTAGAAGAAACAATATAAGGAAAATGGTATATAGGAATTCAATGTTGCCTAATATTACTAATTTTGCTATTACCTTAGGATTAGGTATAAGTAGTGCATTAACGATAGAAGGATTGTTGGCTATACCGGGCACGGGTTACTATTTTGGAAACGCCATAACTAGTAGAGATCTTCCTCTTCTTGAAGGAATATTTCTTATTATAGTTATAATGCTTATAATTTCTCTTGCAGTAGTAGAGATAGCTTACGGTATATTAGATCCCAGAGTAAGAGGTGACCAAAGTTGA